In the genome of Aspergillus flavus chromosome 8, complete sequence, one region contains:
- a CDS encoding putative phosphatase like proteins to the carbon terminal domain of histone macroH2A1, translating into MKSRLIRALQHLIQEAHGHVSQPPSCHSCSHHMNPDYISQMETWSQLETMRRLLCQRPPIPELPSQILDDIDTVITYRNNKTMLTSSTSIAPSLVLKPNNLKTVEKSSSKAINISLWKGDITSLTDVTAIVNAANSQLLGCFRPDHRCIDNIIHSAAGPRLRDACNSLMLKQCHPESVGSVKVTSGFNLPAQWVLHTVGPQVNSMKSPGTLQQQQLASCYSSCLDATESLPALPDGRKVVAFCCISTGLFAFPPDMAAKIALETVVQWCMNHPATSVTDIIFDTFLERDYELYQANISELKATVASSGNQISFPSSPLSQPKALVTPAISKARSWLQEADYLIISAGAGLSAAIGLDYTSTSLFQKHFPGFLHLGLGRLYDVFGFNDWDSPNQKWGYYFLHLNMVRTWPASKLYGTLCKLAARFNDRYFVRTSNADGRFVANGFPAEKVSTPQGQYRFLQCFAKCRPDAVFPSDPFVDAALPFIDPETQVLTDETKIPACQYCGGELTLCVRGGDYFNSGPFRPQERKWKEYMDDVARNLDGRRAVILELGVGLNTPGVLRWPNEELVEDPSNPGFRLIRAGIGASGCAPWDFEERDLAIGIEGDLNLVVEALVG; encoded by the coding sequence ATGAAGTCTCGATTGATAAGGGCGCTTCAGCATCTCATACAGGAGGCCCATGGTCATGTCTCTCAACCTCCGTCATGTCACTCATGCTCGCACCACATGAACCCCGATTATATTTCCCAGATGGAGACTTGGTCACAGCTAGAAACAATGAGGCGACTACTGTGCCAGCGGCCACCGATTCCCGAGCTACCTTCACAAATCCTCGACGATATCGACACAGTTATCACATACCGAAACAATAAAACAATGCTTacctcatccacatcaatCGCCCCGAGCCTTGTACTTAAGCCCAACAATCTTAAGACAGTAGAGAAATCAAGCTCTAAGGCGATCAATATATCGCTGTGGAAAGGCGACATCACATCCCTCACTGATGTCACAGCAATTGTCAACGCTGCAAATTCTCAACTTCTTGGTTGTTTCCGTCCGGACCATCGCTGTATTGACAATATCATCCACTCTGCTGCTGGCCCGCGTCTTCGCGATGCATGCAACTCATTAATGCTTAAGCAATGCCACCCAGAATCTGTCGGCTCTGTAAAGGTTACCTCGGGCTTCAATCTACCAGCACAATGGGTATTACACACGGTGGGCCCGCAGGTCAACTCGATGAAGAGCCCTGGAACAttgcagcagcaacaactaGCAAGTTGTTACAGCTCTTGCCTTGATGCCACTGAGTCACTTCCTGCACTTCCGGACGGCCGTAAGGTCGTGGCCTTCTGCTGCATCTCAACAGGGCTGTTCGCCTTTCCGCCGGACATGGCTGCCAAGATTGCTCTGGAAACAGTGGTGCAATGGTGCATGAATCACCCGGCGACATCAGTGACCGATATAATCTTCGACACGTTTTTAGAGCGAGACTACGAGTTATATCAGGCGAATATTTCCGAGCTCAAAGCTACCGTTGCCTCCTCAGGGAATCAAATATCTTTCCCATCAAGTCCACTAAGCCAACCCAAGGCTTTGGTCACTCCTGCCATATCCAAAGCACGAAGCTGGCTCCAAGAAGCAGACTACCTAATTATCTCAGCCGGCGCCGGCCTCTCAGCAGCCATCGGTCTCGACTATACCTCCACATCTCTATTCCAAAAGCACTTCCCCGGTTTTCTCCACCTCGGTCTAGGACGGTTATACGACGTATTCGGATTCAACGACTGGGACAGTCCCAACCAGAAATGGGGCTACTACTTCCTCCACCTAAACATGGTCCGGACCTGGCCAGCATCGAAACTCTACGGAACCCTATGTAAACTCGCAGCCCGCTTCAATGACAGATACTTCGTGCGTACATCTAACGCAGACGGAAGATTCGTGGCAAATGGATTCCCTGCAGAAAAGGTATCCACACCACAAGGCCAATACCGATTCCTACAATGCTTCGCCAAATGTCGACCTGATGCCGTATTTCCTTCCGACCCCTTTGTGGACGCCGCATTACCCTTCATCGATCCAGAGACCCAGGTTCTCACGGATGAAACGAAGATCCCGGCTTGTCAATACTGTGGCGGTGAACTGACGCTCTGTGTGCGTGGTGGGGATTATTTCAATTCTGGGCCGTTCCGTCCACAGGAACGTAAGTGGAAGGAATACATGGATGATGTTGCCAGGAATCTGGATGGCAGGAGGGCTGTTATTCTTGAGCTGGGTGTAGGGCTCAATACGCCGGGTGTGTTGAGGTGGCCGAATGaggagttggtggaggaCCCTTCGAATCCTGGTTTTCGGCTTATCAGGGCGGGAATTGGGGCTTCTGGGTGTGCGCCTTGGGATTTTGAAGAGCGGGATTTGGCTATTGGGATTGAGGGGGACTTAAacttggtggtggaggcgtTGGTGGGCTGA
- a CDS encoding ergosterol biosynthesis ERG4/ERG24 family-domain-containing protein, protein MLLRRVLFNVLITSYYFFYLLSGNKRYFQSTPLKLAIIFLVHLVASLCRWITEQILYNMQKDASLADDLGRKEPIVPRSINYLPLMLLVTPLTSIWWSAITDHNGSLQLSVTRFLVDPRASLTWCFLPSHDIGVAFAKWIFFEAILYTVLPGRVCAGQPTPSGHTLPYTMNGLSFFICSVISFLLPAALGWTELFFIAKNWRDVILAANVFAWLLTCLAFVKGRIAPSYKYDNRGNDSYISDLWRGIELHPRFGAAWDLKIFHNGRWTMTALAIIDISFAALQWEIHGYITYTMICVMLLRNLLIVNFFGNEEWYLCSTEVCDEPFGFYFAWGSGVFFPTIYTLQTQYLAMNPIELPLTHTILILSLGIAGFMVYYIATEQKKAVNDTKGVHDVGDEMAQFIRASYTTTDGVERESLLLCSGLWKYIRHPNYLGLLILTYAMCGLCGTRALLPWTEALFATILLAYRCLREERNCVKKYGKDWEVYCSRVRWRLVPGLY, encoded by the exons ATGCTGCTTCGGAGAGTACTGTTCAATGTGTTAATAACCTCATACTACTTCTTTTACCTACTGAGCGGCAACAAGCGATACTTCCAATCCACGCCTCTGAAACTCGCTATTATCTTTCTTGTTCATCTGGTTGCTTCTCTGTGTCGGTGGATCACAGAGCAGATATTATACAATATGCAAAAGGACGCTTCATTAGCGGATGACCTCGGGCGTAAGGAGCCTATAGTTCCTCGTTCAATAAACTACCTCCCTCTCATGCTTCTCGTCACTCCTTTGACTTCCATTTGGTGGAGCGCTATAACAGACCACAATGGTTCCCTCCAGCTGTCTGTCACGAGATTCCTGGTAGATCCCAGGGCATCATTGACCTGGTGTTTTCTACCTTCTCACGATATCGGCGTTGCTTTTGCAAAATGGATTTTCTTCGAAGCCATCCTGTATACCGTACTGCCGGGTAGGGTATGTGCGGGTCAACCTACACCATCAGGACACACCTTGCCTTATACAATGAACGGTCTGTCATTTTTCATATGCTCTGTTATCTCCTTCTTGCTCCCAGCAGCACTGGGATGGACCGAGCTTTTCTTCATAGCCAAAAACTGGAGAGACGTCATCCTGGCGGCTAATGTGTTCGCTTGGTTGCTCACCTGCCTGGCCTTTGTAAAAGGGCGCATTGCTCCGTCATATAAGTATGATAATAGAGGAAATG ATTCCTACATCTCTGACCTATGGAGAGGCATTGAATTACATCCTCGATTCGGCGCAGCATGGGACCTCAAGATCTTCCACAATGGACGCTGGACAATGACTGCACTTGCTATAAT AGATATCTCCTTCGCAGCCCTCCAATGGGAAATCCACGGGTATATCACCTACACGATGATATGCGTGATGCTCCTCCGCAACCTCCTCATCGTAAACTTCTTCGGAAACGAAGAATG GTACCTCTGCAGTACGGAAGTATGCGACGAGCCCTTCGGATTCTACTTCGCATGGGGATCCGGCGTTTTCTTCCCAACGATATACACATTACAGACGCAGTATCTTGCCATGAACCCCATTGAGCTTCCCCTCACTCATACTATCTTGATACTGTCCCTCGGAATCGCGGGATTTATGGTATACTATATTGCCacagagcagaagaaagcagTAAATGACACGAAGGGTGTCCACGACGTAGGAGACGAAATGGCCCAATTTATTCGTGCTTCGTATACGACTACTGATGGGGTGGAAAGGGAGTCACTCTTATTGTGCAGTG GACTGTGGAAATATATCCGACATCCGAATTATCTAGGGCTCTTAATCTTAACGTATGCTATGTGTGGATTGTGTGGGACTAGGGCCTTGCTTCCTTGGACTGAGGCTTTATTTGCTACTATTCTCCTTGCGTATAGGTGTTtaagggaagagaggaacTGTGTCAAGAAGTATGGCAAAGATTGGGAGGTTTATTGTTCGAGAGTGAGGTGGAGGTTAGTTCCTGGGTTGTAttga
- a CDS encoding Tannase/feruloyl esterase: MTDALKGAVRDGARFKFPDLDGAVIGAPGMHFSFQQIQHLWSQFVEYQLNYYPPYCELAKIVNLTTEACDPLDGRVDGVVSRTDLCKLHFNLNSTIGESYSCSETAEIPNFMPYIPAQNGTVTKEGVAVAKEILNGAQDNLGRRIYMSYQPTAQFQDAVTSYNETTGEYGPYVVKQSAQWVGAGLNLLTNVSALSSFEGVTRDTFRDWIATGFQRYYDSLETAWPDLSVWQKAGGKVLHYHGESDPQVPTAGSVRYFESARSIMYPHLSYNQSVAELNNWYRLFLVPGGAHCGANTLQPNAPWPETTLATLIDWVENGIEPKTLNGTIQSTGEQQQICGWPLRPYFKNNATNPECVYDQKSLDTWKYNLNAFKMPIF, translated from the coding sequence ATGACGGATGCTCTGAAGGGGGCCGTGAGGGATGGAGCCAGGTTCAAATTCCCTGATCTCGACGGTGCTGTCATTGGAGCGCCTGGAATGCACTTCTCCTTCCAGCAGATTCAGCACCTTTGGTCGCAATTTGTTGAGTATCAACTGAACTACTACCCACCATACTGCGAGCTTGCGAAGATTGTCAATCTTACTACGGAGGCCTGTGATCCTCTTGATGGTCGTGTTGATGGTGTCGTGTCCCGCACTGATCTTTGTAAGCTTCACTTCAACTTGAACTCGACCATTGGTGAGTCCTACAGTTGTTCTGAAACTGCTGAAATCCCCAACTTCATGCCTTACATTCCGGCTCAAAACGGAACGGTAACCAAGGAGGGTGTGGCTGTCGCCAAGGAGATCCTCAATGGTGCACAAGACAACTTGGGCCGCCGTATTTACATGTCTTATCAACCTACTGCTCAATTCCAAGACGCAGTCACATCATACAATGAGACAACCGGAGAATATGGCCCGTACGTCGTTAAGCAATCCGCCCAATGGGTCGGGGCCGGACTAAACCTTCTGACCAATGTCTCCGCCCTCTCCAGCTTCGAGGGTGTCACCCGTGACACATTCCGTGATTGGATCGCAACTGGTTTCCAGAGGTACTATGATTCTCTCGAGACCGCATGGCCAGATCTTTCCGTCTGGCAGAAGGCTGGAGGCAAGGTCCTTCACTATCACGGTGAGTCGGACCCTCAGGTTCCGACTGCTGGTTCTGTCCGCTACTTCGAGTCCGCCAGAAGTATTATGTACCCTCATCTCTCCTACAACCAGAGTGTAGCTGAGCTGAATAATTGGTACCGTCTGTTCCTTGTTCCCGGAGGCGCCCACTGTGGTGCTAATACTCTCCAACCCAATGCTCCCTGGCCGGAGACCACTTTGGCGACTCTTATTGATTGGGTGGAGAATGGTATCGAACCCAAGACTTTGAATGGTACTATCCAGTCCACGGGAGAGCAACAGCAAATCTGTGGCTGGCCCCTTCGTCCCTACTTCAAAAACAATGCCACCAATCCCGAGTGTGTTTATGATCAGAAATCCCTCGATACGTGGAAGTACAATCTGAATGCTTTCAAGATGCCAATTTTTTGA
- a CDS encoding nucleoside-diphosphate-sugar epimerase, whose protein sequence is MRLILTGATGLVGSAALNHILSLPPGQVSHLYILSRKSVPLAKNRPDVTVIEHKNFNEYSPELLEKLKGADGCIWALGISQTQVSKEEYVKITVDYPLAAAKAFSGLSDSFNFVYVSGEGATQEPGRFTPYYGRIKGECEAALIELSKKYPSLKPYSVRPAFVDAAYDPPTLASVMQRPDFTVGKRLLFGTFGPVIRQLYSKGVSPTKDLGRFLTDLAKGNGQPLTGEGVSGNGWIISNAAFRREAGL, encoded by the exons ATGCGTCTCATTCTCACAGGAGCCACCGGCCTGGTCGGATCAGCCGCTCTCAACCATATTCTCTCACTCCCGCCCGGGCAAGTATCGCACTTGTATATCCTGAGTCGGAAATCCGTGCCCCTCGCTAAGAATCGACCTGACGTTACTGTGATCGAGCACAAGAACTTTAACGAATACAGTCCTGAATTGTTAGAGAAGCTAAAGGGCGCCGATGGCTGTATCTGGGCGTTGGGAATTTCTCAGACACAAGTATCAAAAGA GGAATATGTGAAAATCACTGTCGACTATCCACTAGCAGCAGCAAAAGCCTTTTCGGGGTTATCAGACTCCTTTAACTTCGTATATGTTTCGGGAGAAGGA GCAACACAAGAACCGGGAAGGTTCACCCCATACTACGGTCGGATCAAAGGCGAGTGTGAGGCTGCCTTGATCGAACTGTCGAAAAAGTACCCCAGTCTGAAGCCCTACTCCGTCAGACCTGCGTTCGTGGACGCGGCATATGACCCCCCGACACTGGCATCCGTCATGCAACGGCCGGACTTCACTGTCGGCAAAAGGCTGCTCTTTGGGACTTTCGGTCCCGTAATAAGACAGTTATATTCCAAAGGTGTCTCACCGACGAAGGACCTCGGACGTTTCCTGACAGACCTGGCCAAGGGAAACGGACAACCACTTACAGGAGAAGGGGTCAGTGGTAATGGATGGATTATATCAAATGCCGCATTTCGGAGAGAAGCAGGCCTCTAA
- a CDS encoding carbon-nitrogen hydrolase: protein MVKIALIQLHPEPHDIENNHARAKAYIQKASQAGADLAVLPEFHLADFHPTHDTTIRQRCKNYSTHLTSYKPLAKECNINIVPGSIAELHTDPTTGEEKLLNVTYFIDNTGEIRGRYEKRNLWIPERQFVDRGATDSGHVAFDTPLGKVGLLICWDLAFPEAFRELVMQGAKMVIVPAYWKLDDAGEVGRRWNAESERVFVDAAVVSRAFENTAAVVFCNVGGREEEGYAGASQVAVPFLGCVGRVEGSGEGMSVVEVDMGVLDEAEGVYRVREDLGREDWHYGYKR from the exons ATGGTGAAAATCGCCCTCATCCAACTTCACCCGGAG CCCCACGACATCGAAAACAACCACGCCCGCGCAAAAGCCTACATCCAGAAAGCCTCCCAAGCCGGCGCCGACCTCGCCGTCCTCCCAGAATTCCACCTCGCAGACTTCCACCCAACGCATGACACCACCATTCGCCAACGCTGCAAAAACTACTCAACCCACCTGACCTCCTACAAACCCCTCGCAAAAGAATGTAACATAAACATCGTGCCGGGCTCCATCGCAGAACTCCACACCGACCCGACCACGGGGGAAGAAAAACTCCTAAACGTAACCTACTTCATCGACAACACGGGGGAAATCCGCGGCCGCtacgaaaaaagaaacctcTGGATCCCGGAACGGCAGTTCGTGGATCGCGGAGCCACGGACTCGGGGCATGTAGCGTTTGATACGCCGCTTGGTAAGGTCGGGTTGCTGATTTGTTGGGATTTGGCGTTTCCGGAGGCGTTTAGGGAGTTGGTTATGCAGGGGGCTAAGATGGTCATTGTACCTGCTTATTGGAAGTTGGATGATGCGGGGGAGGTGGGGAGGAGGTGGAATGCTGAGTCGGAGAGGGTGTTTGTGGATGCGGCGGTTGTGAGTCGGGCTTTTGAGAATACGGCTGCGGTTGTTTTTTGTAATGTTGGTGgaagggaggaggagggttaTGCGGGGGCGTCGCAGGTGGCGGTCCCGTTTTTGGGGTGTGTTGGGAGGGTTGAGGGGTCTGGGGAGGGGATGAGTGTTGTGGAGGTTGATATGGGGGTTTTGGATGAGGCGGAGGGGGTTTATAGGGTTAGGGAGGATTTGGGGAGGGAGGATTGGCATTATGGGTATAAGAGGTGA
- a CDS encoding synaptic vesicle transporter has protein sequence MSHQTQTSDPSWPPGTVQLEDLPQDGQTTDIILQPTPSHDPNDPLNWPTWRKHLNFGLVSYYVIMVFAIIDVATVTWGPLNAELGFSFELLNDSYAAGCGSLCIGGVILIPFALKYGRRPVYVFSTIAQCAFCVWQAKMQTVADLMSANILSSMVGALAEVLVQMTVADVYFVHQRGLMNSIYVWFMTVGATLSPLAGGYIVISQGWRWVWWWMVILMGAGLVAFVFLYEETKFSPTLEGVVPVVAAAQINASAKGRDKKSPTDPEVEANVAHKDGETQRSHATHWIDHSIPVKPYWKKLALWSTSPGSFASMARHSVEPFILLFTIPAIFFMSVVYGAMTAAVTVSVTTLSSYMTLPPYNFNASQIGLMGLPPFIGTSIAVLISGRLSDSLVLYLAKRNRGVFEPEMRLWIAVAFIPFVPAGLFMFGIGLNNGSPWPLVAVGLGIAIFGTIPANSVALTYLTDAYTDVIADSLVGVTFIRNLISTVFVFALSPWIESVGLTGFYITFGLILTVILLGNLVFIYFGKKFRVMTAKRYRYYAQRQMDLRN, from the exons ATGTCGCACCAAACTCAAACTTCTGATCCATCTTGGCCGCCCGGAACGGTTCAGCTTGAAG ACCTTCCACAGGATGGTCAAACAACTGATATTATCTTGCAACCCACACCTAGCCATGATCCTAACGACCCCCTG AACTGGCCGACATGGCGCAAACATTTAAATTTTGGCTTAGTCTCCTACTATGTCATAATGGTTTTCGCAAT AATCGACGTGGCAACTGTGACCTGGGGTCCGTTAAATgcggaactgggcttcaGCTTTGAACTCTTGAATGATAGCTACGCTGCAGGCTGCGGATCCCTTTGTATCGGCGGTGTGATTCTGATACCCTTCGCTCTCAAATACGGTCGCCGACCTGTCTATGTATTCAGTACTATCGCTCAATGTGCCTTCTGCGTTTGGCAAGCCAAAATGCAGACTGTTGCTGATCTCATGTCGGCGAACATACTGAGCTCTATGGTTGGAGCTCTCGCAGAAGTACTCGTGCAAATGACGGTGGCCGATGTCTACTTTGTTCATCAGCGTGGACTCATGAACAGCATTTATGTTTGGTTTATGACGGTCGGAGCTACACTATCTCCCCTGGCGGGAGGGTATATTGTTATCTCGCAAGGCTGGCGCTGggtttggtggtggatggtcATTCTGATGGGGGCCGGTCTTGTTGCTTTCGTCTTTCTCTATGAGGAAACGAAGTTCTCTCCGACCCTCGAGGGTGTTGTACCCGTTGTTGCTGCCGCTCAAATAAACGCATCCGCGAAAGGTAGAGACAAGAAGTCTCCGACTGACCCAGAAGTAGAAGCCAATGTAGCACATAAAGACGGAGAGACTCAGAGATCCCACGCTACCCACTGGATCGACCATTCAATTCCCGTGAAGCCTTACTGGAAAAAGCTAGCTTTATGGTCGACATCCCCGGGGTCATTTGCCAGCATGGCCCGACACAGCGTCGAACCTTTCATTCTTCTATTTACCATTCCAGCCATTTTCTTCATGTCCGTCGTTTACGGAGCCATGACTGCCGCCGTAACGGTCTCCGTGACTACTCTCTCTTCGTACATGACTTTACCACCTTACAATTTCAACGCCTCACAGATCGGCCTTATGGGACTACCTCCGTTCATTGGTACAAGCATAGCAGTTTTGATATCCGGACGGCTCAGCGATTCGCTGGTTCTATATCTCGCAAAAAGGAACCGGGGCGTCTTCGAGCCGGAGATGAGACTCTGGATTGCAGTTGCTTTCATACCCTTCGTGCCAGCCGGTCTTTTCATGTTCGGCATTGGACTCAACAACGGATCCCCTTGGCCGCTGGTGGCCGTTGGATTGGGTATCGCTATATTCGGAACTATTCCGGCTAATAGTGTTGCTTTGACGTATCTTACAGATGCATATACGGAT GTAATCGCCGACTCCCTCGTCGGCGTGACCTTTATCCGCAACCTCATCTCGACGGTTTTTGTCTTCGCTTTGTCCCCGTGGATTGAGAGTGTCGGGTTGACTGGCTTTTACATAACCTTTGGGCTTATCCTTACTGTAATTCTATTGGGAAATCTAGTCTTCATATACTTTGGGAAGAAGTTCCGGGTTATGACGGCAAAGAGATATCGATACTATGCCCAACGCCAGATGGATCTGAGGAACTAA
- a CDS encoding C-x8-C-x5-C-x3-H type zinc finger protein gives MLGDAEIQALDDHLGNVLRENQQHHENIQGLLQQFHLLLDNYNRLKSDYEEEKEAREKYKKLARGQERNPFVLVLVDGDGYLFKDHLVKAGAEGGMKAAQLLNDSIKELLNDQLGSQADQCRVMVRIYSNILGLSKTLARAGLVGNEARSLSPFASSFTRSQDLFDYIDAGDKKEGADYKIREMFRLFADNNQCKHIFFAGCHDAGYLSLLTPYRGKADRITLIKTASFHPEYDKLGLPVREISAVFTSTSASPPVGGNNITTATRPVCRHFQKGICRFGKECTKLHVMPNQQYTKSLYDTPTQPASLTSKPREQEYYARFLPRVSTKSQESIAINRDGERIDTYCPLPSQEEWELYCQRAKRHKLCNKFHLGGECGNLSCEFDHSPIESACLNVLMYIMRQHMCTRGAGCRSIKCYLGHHCQKDNCKGVKSCKFNRQGHTLNLQVAQWVMPIELEEESPVSEGLSEANSVTDPNNTFAFLMRDVI, from the exons ATGCTTGGCGACGCTGAGATCCAGGCCCTCGACGATCATCTGGGTAATGTCTTGCGCGAGAACCAGCAGCATCATGAGAATATTCAGGGTCTCCTACAACAATTCCATCTTTTGTTGGATAACTACAACCGACTGAAAAGCGActatgaggaggagaaagaagcccGAGAGAAGTATAAGAAACTAGCTAGGGGACAA GAACGTAATCCATTTGTGTTGGTATTGgtggatggcgatggctaCCTT TTCAAGGACCACCTTGTGAAAGCAGGGGCAGAAGGAGGGATGAAAGCAGCTCAACTGCTGAATGATTCTATCAAAGAACTTCTTAATGACCAGCTCGGAAGCCAGGCAGATCAATGCCGAGTTATGGTTCGCATATACAGCAACATTCTAGGACTTTCGAAGACCTTGGCCCGCGCTGGTCTAGTTGGTAATGAAGCGCGGTCCCTCTCACCGTTTGCCTCCAGTTTTACTCGTTCTCAGGATTTGTTCGATTACATTGACGCTGGTGATAAGAAAGAAGGTGCAGACTATAAGATTAGAG AAATGTTTCGCTTGTTCGCGGATAATAATCAGTGCAAACACATTTTCTTTGCCGGCTGTCACGATGCCGGTTATCTCTCCTTACTGACCCCCTACCGTGGCAAGGCTGATCGCATCACCCTAATCAAGACCGCATCCTTCCACCCTGAGTATGACAAGCTAGGCCTACCAGTGAGGGAAATCTCTGCGGTTTTCACATCTACCTCCGCTTCACCGCCTGTCGGTGGAAACAATATTACTACTGCTACGAGACCAGTTTGCAGACATTTCCAAAAG GGTATCTGCCGATTTGGCAAGGAGTGCACAAAACTCCACGTAATGCCAAATCAACAATACACCAAATCACTCTATGATACCCCGACACAGCCGGCGAGTTTGACCAGTAAACCCCGAGAACAAGAATACTATGCCCGCTTTCTTCCCAGGGTGAGCACAAAATCTCAGGAATCTATCGCAATAAACAGGGATGGGGAGCGGATCGACACCTACTGCCCCTTGCCATCCCAAGAAGAATGGGAGTTGTATTGTCAACGCGCCAAACGGCACAAACTCTGCAACAAATTTCACCTTGGAGGGGAATGTGGGAACCTTAGTTGCGAGTTTGACCATAGCCCAATTGAATCGGCTTGTCTCAATGTTCTGATGTATATCATGCGACAGCACATGTGCACAAGGGGCGCAGGCTGTCGTTCGATTAAATGCTACCTTGGTCATCATTGTCAAAAGGATAACTGTAAAGGTGTCAAATCTTGCAAATTCAATCGTCAAGGTCATACACTTAACCTACAAGTTGCGCAGTGGGTTATGCCGATCGAACTTGAAGAGGAATCACCAGTTAGTGAAGGGCTCTCAGAGGCGAACTCGGTCACCGACCCGAATAACACTTTCGCCTTTCTCATGAGAGACGTGATCTAA